In Solanum pennellii chromosome 3, SPENNV200, a single window of DNA contains:
- the LOC107014688 gene encoding WEB family protein At2g17940-like produces the protein MERGGLVVRGRVEIDTRQPFGSVKEAVMLFGEKFLAGEIYAKQLKEVQSKASGEQNQSKLESPVTVELEETKQNLQKSKEEGTFMAHCLQSLKEELELTKREIQQLKTREQKQKVPLALDNPEIDEELKFIENPSSSVEARTQFQEEDDNEIEFKTKRSVKFASTPLLTRIIVNKDHVNKEMETSPSQLKKKMKRKMRPLIPLISGLFSKKKGNQEH, from the exons ATGGAAAGAGGAGGGCTGGTGGTGCGGGGACGAGTAGAGATCGATACGAGGCAGCCATTTGGGTCAGTGAAGGAGGCAGTCATGTTATTTGGAGAGAAATTTTTGGCTGGAGAAATTTATGCCAAGCAACTCAAAGAG GTGCAGAGCAAGGCAAGTGGTGAACAGAACCAGTCTAAACTTGAATCACCAGTGACAGTTGAGCTTGAAGAAACAAAGCAAAACCTCcagaaaagtaaagaagaaggaACATTCATGGCACATTGCCTTCAATCTTTAAAAGAAGAGCTAGAACTAACAAAAAGAGAGATACAGCAATTGAAGACAAGAGAACAGAAGCAGAAAGTACCGTTAGCGCTAGATAATCCTGAGATTGATGAAGAGCTCAAATTCATCGAGAATCCGTCATCCAGTGTTGAAGCCAGAACACAGTTTCAAGAGGAAGATGACAATGAGATAGAGTTCAAGACAAAGAGGTCTGTTAAATTTGCTAGTACACCTTTACTAACTAGGATCATTGTCAACAAAGATCATGTAAATAAGGAAATGGAAACTAGTCCTTCACAActtaagaagaaaatgaaaaggaaaatgagGCCTTTAATCCCTTTGATTAGTGGATTGTTTTCCAAGAAGAAGGGAAATCAAGAACACTGA
- the LOC107014687 gene encoding ranBP2-type zinc finger protein At1g67325, with translation MGREGDWECSSCGNKNYAFRCFCNRCKQPRLLVDNKTPHDSKWFPRIGDWICTGCTNNNYASREKCKKCGQPKEVAAMPAIAIPGASVPSHPNYFARTQGGMEQRLKIGFLGHGALQQLPLSSNWSLGEAGQYQSQPADRYRLLQTPGVPYASQTNQLLPVPNGWRNGDWLCSCGFHNYSSRAQCKKCNASAPPASSSSLATTPITALGTKRLASEELVHDWDNKRLNAGHTFGYQQGYPGAEWMGDSGGNQLTAIPTIFLNENSMVLPLQANMQIPRLPAAPTLLGKGAKQWRDGDWMCTNCSNHNYASRSNCNRCKSERDVPTQPVTVA, from the exons ATGGGGAGAGAAGGAGATTGGGAGTGTAGTAGCTGCGGTAATAAGAATTATGCCTTCAGATGTTTCTGCAATAGGTGTAAGCAGCCTCGTCTCCTTGTTGACAACAAAACTCCTCATGATTCAAAGTGGTTTCCTCGAATTGGCGATTGGATCTGCACTG GTTGCACTAACAACAATTATGCATCAAGAGAGAAGTGCAAAAAATGTGGACAACCAAAGGAGGTAGCAGCAATGCCAGCAATTGCAATCCCTGGAGCATCTGTCCCATCTCATCCAAATTATTTTGCCAGGACTCAAGGAGGTATGGAACAAAGGTTGAAAATTGGGTTCTTAGGACATGGAGCTCTCCAACAACTTCCCTTGAGCTCTAACTGGTCTCTAGGGGAGGCTGGTCAATACCAAAGCCAGCCTGCTGATCGGTATAGACTGCTGCAAACTCCTGGAGTTCCATATGCAAGCCAAACGAATCAGCTGCTTCCAGTTCCAAATGGATGGCGTAATGGTGACTGGCTCTGCAGTTGTGGCTTTCACAACTACTCTTCTCGAGCTCAG TGCAAAAAATGCAATGCTTCTGCACCTCCAGCTTCATCGTCTTCTCTTGCCACTACCCCTATTACAG CTCTTGGAACAAAGCGATTAGCATCTGAGGAACTTGTTCATGATTGGGACAACAAGAGGCTGAATGCAGGGCAT ACATTTGGGTATCAACAAGGCTATCCAGGAGCAGAATGGATGGGGGATTCAGGGGGAAATCAACTAACTGCAATCCCAACGATCTTCCTTAATGAAAATTCAATGGTGCTTCCTTTGCAAGCCAACATGCAGATTCCTCGTTTACCAGCAGCACCTACACTCCTTGGTAAAGG GGCAAAACAATGGCGTGATGGGGACTGGATGTGCACTAATTGCAGTAATCATAATTATGCTTCTCGATCAAATTGTAATAG GTGCAAAAGTGAGAGAGACGTACCAACTCAACCTGTTACTGTTGCATAG
- the LOC114076370 gene encoding agamous-like MADS-box protein AGL29, producing MERKKTLGRRKIPFEKIKNKAARSSSFSKRRSSLYKKGSKLVREFDVNLGIVLSSPSGKYYSFVHPTTDVVIDSFINPTTELGLGAQFVAAEARNKVIQNNDRLNELDARKKAAKKKIRFMNQINEARVKCWWESMDQFNAEEITKFEDIMNTVEELLNAQLKQLEDGASSSLHSLPKDANE from the coding sequence ATGGAGCGTAAGAAAACATTAGGACGCAGAAAAATTCcatttgagaaaataaaaaacaaagcTGCTCGATCTTCCTCATTTTCTAAACGTCGTTCAAGCTTATATAAAAAAGGCAGTAAACTCGTAAGAGAATTTGATGTCAATCTTGGAATCGTCCTTTCTTCTCCATCTGGTAAATATTATTCATTTGTTCACCCGACTACTGATGTAGTCATTGACAGTTTTATAAATCCCACAACGGAATTAGGTCTAGGTGCACAATTCGTTGCTGCAGAGGCACGCAACAAGGTAATTCAAAACAACGATAGACTAAATGAATTAGATGCAAGAAAAAAAGCTGCTAAGAAAAAAATACGTTTTATGAATCAAATAAATGAGGCTAGAGTTAAATGTTGGTGGGAGTCCATGGATCAATTCAATGCAGAGGAAATAACCAAGTTTGAAGATATCATGAATACCGTTGAGGAACTCTTAAATGCCCAATTGAAGCAGCTAGAAGATGGAGCTTCGTCCTCCTTACATTCCCTTCCAAAGGACGCAAATGAATGA